A region of the Myxococcus stipitatus DSM 14675 genome:
GGGCCAGCGCGGGGAAGAGGATCTCGTTGATGAGCGTGGACTTGCCGGCGCCGGACACGCCGGTGACGGCGGTGAAGATGCCCAGCGGAATCACCGCGTCCACGTCGCGCAGGTTGTTCTCCTTCGCCCCTTGAATCACCAATTGGTGCTTGGGGTTGGGCGCGCGGCGCTGCTCGGGGATTTCAATCTCCAGGCGGCCGGACAGGTAGCCCCCCGTCACGCTGTTCTCGTCCGCCATCACCTGCTTGGGCGTGCCCTGGGACACCACCTGGCCGCCCAGCTCTCCAGCGCCCGGGCCGAAGTCCACCAGCCAGTCCGCCTCCTCCATCGTCTCCTCGTCGTGCTCCACGACGATGACGGAGTTGCCCAGGTCCCTCAGGCGCTTGAGCGTGGTCAGCAGCTTGCCGTTGTCGCGCTGGTGCAGGCCGATGGAGGGCTCGTCGAGGATGTAGATGACGCCCGTCAGCTCGCTGCCCATCTGCGACGCCAACCGGATGCGCTGGCTCTCACCGCCCGACAGCGTGGACGCGGTGCGGTCCAGCATCAGGTAGCCCAGGCCCACGTCCACCAGGAAGGACAGGCGGCTGCGAATCTCCTTCAGCAGCTCGGTGGCGATCTTCCGCTCGTGCTCGGACAGCGCCATCGCACCCAGGAAGGCCAGCGCGTCCGCGATGGTCAAACGGCTCAGCGCCACGATGGAGTGGCCATGCACCTTCACCGCGCGGCTCTCCGGGCGCAGGCGCTCGCCCTTGCACGTGGGGCAGGGCTTGTCACTGAAGTACTTCTGCAGCTCGGTGCGCCGGGCCTCGGACGTGGTCGTCTTGAAGTTGCGCATCAAGCGCTCGACCAGGCCCTCCCACTCGACCTTGTAGTTGCCGCCCTCGCCCCACTGGATGTTGAAGCTCTTGCCGTTGGCGCCGTTCATCAGCGTGTCGCGCTCGCGCTTGGACAGCTTCGCGTACGGCACGTCCAAATCAATCTTGAACGCCTTGGCCAGGCTCTCCACGAAGTCCGCCGTCCAGCCCTCGCCGCGATTCATGCCGCTGGCCCACGGCTCGATGGCGCCGTCGCGGATGCTGCGCGAGGTGTCCGGGACGATGAGGTCCGGGTCCATCTCCGGCCGGGTGCCCAGGCCGTTGCAGTCGGTGCACATGCCCAGCGGGTTGTTGAAGGAGAACGACGCGGGCGTCAGGTCTCCGAACGACACGCCGCAGGAGGGGCACGCGTTGAGCTCGCTCATCACCCGGTCCGCCGTCGCGGCGCCCGTCTCGTCGGTGATGATGAGGGTGCCCTTGCCCTCGCGCAGCGCCGTCTCCACGGAGTCGGTGAGCCGCGTCTTGATGTCCGCCTTGAGCACGAGCCGGTCGATGACCAGCTCGATGTCGTGCTTGGTCTTCTTGTCCAGCTCGACGCGCTCCTCCAGGCTCTTGAGCTTCCCGTCGATGCGCGCGCGGGAGAAGCCGCGCTTCTGCGCCTCCGTCAGCAGGTCCTTGTGCTCGCCCTTTCGGTTGCTGACGAGCGGCGCCAGCACCTGGACCTTGCTGCCAGCGGGCATCTTGAGGATTTCGTCGACAATCTGCTGCGCGCTCTGCTTGCCCACCTTGCGCCCGCAGTTGGGGCAGTGCTGCACGCCGATGGAGGCGTAGAGCACGCGCAGGTAGTCGTGCACCTCCGTGACGGTGCCCACCGTCGAGCGCGGGTTGTTGCTGGCCGCCTTCTGCTCGATGGAGATGGTGGGCGACAGGCCCCGGATGGTGTCGTACTTGGGCTTCTCCATCTGCCCGAGGAACTGCCGGGCATAGGCGGACAGGCTCTCGACGTAGCGGCGCTGCCCCTCGGCGTAGAGCGTGTCGAAGGCGAGCGAGCTCTTGCCGGAGCCGGAGACCCCCGTGAAGACGACCAGCTTCTTCTTGGGGATGTCCAGGGAGACGTTCTTGAGGTTGTGCTCCTTGGCGCCTCGGAGGGAAATGACGTCGGGCTCGGACATGATGGGCGGGCTGCTTACCACTGAATGGACGTTCCGGTAGTGGGAAAACTCGGGACGGTGGGTGGAACCTCGTCAACGCGCGACGTCGCTCCCACACTCCCTTCCAGGGTGGGAGCGGGAGACGCCAACCGGGCGTCACTGGAGGTGGCGCCGGGATTCCGATACAGGGGCGCCTTCCATGACACCCCGCTGGGTCCTCCCCGTGCGCTACCGCGGCACGCCACTGCTCATCTTCTCGAGCGTGTTGTTCGCGGTGATGGCGCTGTGTGCCCGTCTGCTCGCTGGCCGCCTGTCCACGGGGCAGGTGGCGTCCGGGCGCTTCTTCATCGGCCTGCTCTTCCTGGCGTTCTACTTCCCGATGTTGCGGCGCAAGCCCCGCTTCGGCCGGATGCACCTGTGGGCGCTGCGCGGCGTCTTCGGCGGCGCCGCCGTGTACCTCTACTTCATGGCCATCGACCAGATGACGGTGGGGCCCGCGGTGATGCTCAACGCGAGCTGGCCCATCTACGCGGCCATCATCGGGTGGCTGTTCCTGGGCGAGCGCGTGACGGGCACGCTGCTGGCGGGGCTGGTGCTCACCACGGTGGGCGCGGGGCTGGTGATGTGGAGCACCTTCTCCGAGGGCGCGTCGCTGACCATGGGCTTGGGCGCCTGGGCGGGCCTGGGCTCGGCGGTGCTGGGCGGCGCGGCCGTCGTCGTGGTGCGCGCGCTGCGCAACGAGTCGGACGCGGCCTCCGTCTACCTCTCGTTCTGCTTCTTCGGGCTCCTGTTCAGCCTGCCCTTCGCGCTGCGCGACTGGAGGCCGCTCGGCTGGGATGTTGTTCTTCCCCTGCTGGGCGTGGGGCTGACCTCCGTGGTGGCGCAGATGACCTTCACGTATGCCTTCAACTACGTCACCGTGCTGGCCGGCGGCGTCGCCACGCAGTTGACGCCCGTCTTCTCCTGGGTGATGGGCACGGCGCTCCTGGATGAAGCCGTCTCCCCCCTGGCCGTCACCGGCGCCCTGGTGTGCATGCTGGGTGTCCTCTGGGGAACGGGCGTGCTGGAGCGCATGCGCCCCGTGAGCTCCCGCCCCACGACGTGAAGACTTTCTCACCCGCGAGTTGCGGGTAGTTTGTCCTGCCCGCCTCCTGGCATTCCTGAAGGAATTTCAGTCCCACCTGCCTCCTGGGAAATGTTGTTCCCACACAGGGAAACTCGTTTCTCAGGGAGCCCCACGACTTGCCCTGTTGTCCGGCGGACGCGTGTCGCCGCCTGCATTCGGGCACCCGGGTTGCAGAGGCGCCCCCTCCGCCGGAATCGCGCGGTGCGAGGCCGCGTGGAACCCGGGCCCGGGGTGTCGTGGGGAGGCAGGAATGAGACGTCTGTATTGGGTGGCGTGGGTGGCGTGGGTGTTGGTGTCGGGTTGCGAGCCCCCGTCGTCCCAGCGCGCGCGGAGCGCCTTCGTGGTGAACCCGGAGGCCATCGACTTCGGCGCCGCCGCCGTGGGCCGCACCAAGAGCCTCAAGCTGAGGGTGACCAACGGAGGCCGGGCCTCGTACCGCGTGGAGGGTGCTGTCTCCAGCATCCCCAATGTGACGGTGCCGTCCTTCGCGCCCTTCACCTTGAGCGGCGGTGGGGAGCGCGAAATCGAGGTGCTCTTCAAGCCCGACGTGGAGGGGCCGGTGCAGGGCTCGCTGGAGCTCATCACGGACGCGGACTCGCGGGGGGATGTGCCGGTGCTGGGCCGGGGTGTGAAGGCCTTCGTCGAGGTGCCCGAGACGGAGCTCGACTTCGGCAACGTGGCGATGGGGCTGGTGGAGATGCGGCAGGTGACGGTGCGCAATCCGTCGGACGTGGAGTCTCCGTTGGAGCTGTCCCTGCAGGGCACGGACGCGGACCAGTTCACCGCGGAGCGCGGCGAGGCGGAGATGCTGGCGCCTGGGGAGTCGCGGGTGGTGTCCGTGGCCTTCGCGCCCAAGCGGTTGGGCTCGGCCTCGGCGGAGCTGCGCGTGGCGGTGTGCGAGGGGTGTGAGCCCGCGGTGGTGCCGCTGCGGGGCACGGGCGTGGCGTCCAAGCTGGAGGTGACGCCGCTGCGGCTGGACTTCGGGCGGGTGGCGCTGGGGGCCAGCGCCGAGCAGTCCATCACCGTGCGCAACCAGGGCAACCTGCCGCTGCGCTGGTCGGGGGTGGTGCTGCAGGACAACCCGGGGAACGTGTACCGGGTGGTGAGCACGCCGGTCGTGTCCGGAGGCGCGCTGGAGCCAGGGGCGGTGGTGGAGGTGCGCGTGGCCTTCTTGCCCACGGCGCTGGGACGGGCGGGCGAGGGGCGGGTGGAGGTGGGCGTGCATGAGCAGGGCTCCAGCGCGCCGGGCCCCAAGGTGTCCCTGGTCGGCGAGGGCGGCACGTCGTGTGTGTCGGTGCTCCCTCGCGAGCTGGACTTCGGCGTGGTGGCGGAAGGGATGACGGCGACGCGCTCGGTGGAGGTCGTGAATCGCTGCCGGGACAGCGTGCTGGTCAACAACCTGCGGCTGGACACGGCGCAGGGCGGTTACTTCACGCTGGCGCAGGCGCCGGCCAGCGTGACGGTGCCTCCAGGGCAGTCCTCCTACGTGGGCATCACCTTCAGTCCTCGCACGGGGACGGCGCGCGCCAGCACCGGCCAGCTCGCCGTCACGGTGCGCTCGGGCGGCACGCTGTCGACGGAGGCGGTGGGGCTCAAGGGCACGGGCCGCGTGTTCCAGCCCTGCCAGTTCCAGCTTCCCGAGCACCTGCGCTTCGGCAAGGTGCCCGTGGGCGCGGAGGTGTCCATGGGCCTGGTGCTGCGCAACACCGGCACGCAGCCGTGCTACCTGGCGTCCATGCAGCTGGCCACGGGCTCGGCTCCGTCCTTCACGTCGCGGACGGTGCGCAATGGCGTGCTGCTGCCCGGCGCGAAGACGACGCTGGTGGTGCGCTTCAAGCCGGATGCGGAGGGCCCCTTCGAGGGGCTCGCGGAGGCGTGGGTGAACCACCCGACGCAGGGCCATCCGCTGGTGGCGCTCTCGGGGGAGGGGGTGCGGGGCTGCTTCGCGATACAGCCCACCACGGTGGACTTCGGCCTCACCAAGCTGGCGTGCGGCCCGCGCACGCGGGAGCTCCTGGCCATCAACGACTGTGTCGGCCCGGTGCAGGTCGCGGGGATGGCGCTGGAGCAGACGGGCACCGAGTTCCAGGTGGGGCCGATGAATGCCTTCCCGTCGCAGCTGGCGCCGGGGGCTCGCGTGAAGCTGACGGCCCGCTATGAGCCCGTGGACGATGGGATTGACGCCGCGGCGCTGCGCTTCCGTCTGGAGGACGGCTCCGAGTACACGGCGGGCCTCCTGGGCAAGGGCGCGACGAAGGCGGAGCAGACGGACCGCTTCCTCCAGGAGTCGAAGGCGAAGGTGGACGTGCTCTTCGTCGTGGACAACTCCGGGTCGATGATGGAGGAGCAGCAGAGCCTGGGGCAGAACTTCGCGGCCTTCCTGAGCGCGGCCACCGCGTCGTCGGTGGACTACCGCATCGGCGTGACGACGACGGGGCTGGAGTCGTCGCCCGGCGGTTGGTCCGAGTGCCCCGGCGGCGCGCAGGGCGGTGAGAACGGGCGCCTGTTCCCCGTGGACAACTCCCGGCCCCGCATCATCACTCCGGCCACGGCCAACGCCGCGGGCGTCTTCGCGGACAACACGAAGGTCGGTGTGTGTCATTGGAACGAGCAGGGCCTGGACGCGGCGCACCGCGCCCTGTCGGACCCGCTGCTCTACAACCAGGACGACACCCGCACGCAGCAGCCCAACGACGGCAACGGGGGCTTCCTGCGGCCGGACGCGAAGCTGGCCATCATCTTCCTCTCGGATGAAGAGGACTTCAGCGCGCAGCCGGTGTCCTTCTACGAGACGTACTTCCTGGCGCTGAAGGGCAACGACAAGACGAAGCTGAGCATCAACGCCATCGTCGGCCCCATGGACCTGGCCACCTGCCCCACGTCGAGCAGCTCCGGCAGCCGCTACATCCAGCTCGCGCAGGCGACGGGCGGCGTGGTGGAGAGCATCTGCACGCCGAACTGGGCCGCCTCGCTGGAGAAGCTCTCCAACAGCGCCTTCGGCCCCAACCGCAAGTTCCCCCTCACCCAGGTGCCCGCGGACACGGCGCGCATCGTCGTCACGGTGGACGGGGTGCTGGTGACGACGGGGTGGGAGTACGACGCCGCGACCAACAGCGTCATCTTCGAGCGCGACGCGGCGCCCGCACCGGGGACGTGGGTGGAGGTGACGTACCCGCTGGGCTGCAACTAGGGGCCTTCCGGGACTGTGGCCTTTCTGTCAGCCATCCATCCCCCACGGGAAGGATGGCTCGACAGCCCTGGGGCGGGAGGGCAACCTTTCGGGCGCGATGCCGGAGCCCCTCCTGGTTGCTGCCTTGGGTGACATCCACGGTCGCTTCCACCGCGTGGAGACGTGGTTGGACGCGCTGGAACAGGCACGTGGCCGGCCCGTGGGGATGGTGCTGGCGGTGGGCGACGTGGAGGCATTCCGCCGCGCGGATGACCACCGGCGCAAGGCCGCCAAGCGCACCATGCCCGCCGAGTTCGCCGAGTACGCGGACGGCATCCGCCGCGTGAAGCGGCCGCTCTACTTCATCGGCGGCAACAACGAGGACTTCGAGGCGCTGCACGACTTCCAGGACGGAGGCGAGCTGGCGCCCGGGGTGACGTACCTGGGGCGTTCCGGCTCGCGGGAGCTGTGCGGGCTCCGGGTGGCCTACCTGTCCGGCATCCACGCCCCGCGCTTCATCGAGCAGCCCCTGCGGCGCCCCATCACCCAGGACCTGATGAAGCAGGCGGGGTACTTCCGCGCGGCCGAGGTGGAGCGGGTGATGCCGCTGCGGGACATGGACCTGATGCTCGTCCATGAGTGGCCGCGCGGCATCGTCCAGCGCGCGCGCGAGGAGAACCCCACGCCGCCCCGGCCCTTGCCATCGTATTGGATTGGCAACCCAGTGACGCGAAAGCTGGTGGACACGGTGCTGCCGCGGTGGATGTTGTGCGGGCACTCGCACAAGGCCTTCGCGGTGACGCTGGAGGGGGTGGGGCGCCCGGCGACGCGCATCGCATGCCTGGACCAGGCCACCCGTCCGGAGGAGTCCGTGTTCTGGCTGGAGTACGAGGGCCGCACGGCGGTGCGTGCGGGGTGGGGCGTCACGGGACAAGTGGCCTGGACGCTGGGCCAGCGCTGGGACATGGCGTCGCTGCCGGTGCCCTCGGTGGAGTCGGAGGAGGGCGGCGCCACGGTGACGGCGCCCGTCTAGAAGACGCCCGAGATGCCCGCCATGCGCGCGCCGACCACGGGCTTCCAGCGCGTGGCGGTGGGCGAGGTGCTGGACTCGGAGGAGGTCACCGCCTGCTGGCGTCCGTGCATCAGCAGGGGGATGGCCACGCCGAAGGCCGAGCCGAGAATCGCGCCCATGGCCACGTCGGTGAGGTAGTGCTTGTCCGCGCCCATGCGCAGCAGGCCCACGGAGGCGGCGAGCGGAAGGCCCACGGCCCAGATCCATTCCTGGTGCTCGTAGCCTCGCAGCGCGGCCACCGTGCCGGCGGACACCACCAGCGAGAAGGCGAGGCTGGTGTGGCCGCTGTAGAAAGACAGGTTGTTGTCGCTGGGCTGCTCCGTGAGGGGCTTCTGGTCCGCGGACAGGACGTGGACGAAGGGGCGCTCGCGGCCGGCGATGAACTTCACCGCCTGGTTGGCCAGGATGGCGAGCATCGTGCTCTCGAGGATGATGGTGGCGTCCTCGGCGAAGAAGCGGTCGGGGGCCTTCGAGGAGCGGACGAGCGCGAACTGCGCGCCCATCACCCCCAGCGGCACCGCGCCGAAGCCCAGGATGTTGCTCCAGGTGGCCGCGCGGTGACGGGACGCGTCGGTGTCCCCGGCCAGTCCTCGGCCCCAGCGGTCCAGGCGATTGAGCCTGTCGGTGCCGTCCGGCGCCCGGTCACACCAGCGGCACTCCGCGGGGGCCAGGTCCTCCTTGAAGAGTGCTTCGCTGGAAATCCAGAGGACAGCGGAAGTGCCGGTGATGATGCCGTCCCGGGCCCAGTCGAAGCGCAGCTCATGGAGCTTCGGCGCGTCGTCGGGGGACTGGGCCAGGGCCGGCGTTGCCGGGACGAGAGCGACCAGGAGGGAAAGTGCAAGGGACGGTATGAGCGTGCGCACGTCACGCAGCATAGGGCTCCGCTGGCGCGGGGCGAAGGGTTTGACTACAAGCAAGCGACTCCCATTGTCATCCGAGGAATCAACGTGAGCGAGCACCCCGTCGACTTGACGGCCGAGTCTTTCGAGCAGACCACCGGCGCCCCGGGGTTGGTCCTGGTGGACTTCTGGGCGGAGTGGTGTGGTCCGTGCCGGAACTTCGCGCCCATCTTCGCCGCCACCGCGCAGAAGCATCCCGACGTCGTCTTCGGCAAGGTCGACACGGAAGCGGAGCAGGACCTGGCGGGCCGCTTCGAGGTCCAGTCCATCCCCACGCTCATGGCCTTCAAGGGCGGCGTCGTGGTTCATCGCTCGAGCGGAGCGATGCCGGCGGGCCGGCTGGATGCGCTGGTCA
Encoded here:
- a CDS encoding phosphatase PAP2 family protein, producing MLRDVRTLIPSLALSLLVALVPATPALAQSPDDAPKLHELRFDWARDGIITGTSAVLWISSEALFKEDLAPAECRWCDRAPDGTDRLNRLDRWGRGLAGDTDASRHRAATWSNILGFGAVPLGVMGAQFALVRSSKAPDRFFAEDATIILESTMLAILANQAVKFIAGRERPFVHVLSADQKPLTEQPSDNNLSFYSGHTSLAFSLVVSAGTVAALRGYEHQEWIWAVGLPLAASVGLLRMGADKHYLTDVAMGAILGSAFGVAIPLLMHGRQQAVTSSESSTSPTATRWKPVVGARMAGISGVF
- a CDS encoding choice-of-anchor D domain-containing protein, producing the protein MRRLYWVAWVAWVLVSGCEPPSSQRARSAFVVNPEAIDFGAAAVGRTKSLKLRVTNGGRASYRVEGAVSSIPNVTVPSFAPFTLSGGGEREIEVLFKPDVEGPVQGSLELITDADSRGDVPVLGRGVKAFVEVPETELDFGNVAMGLVEMRQVTVRNPSDVESPLELSLQGTDADQFTAERGEAEMLAPGESRVVSVAFAPKRLGSASAELRVAVCEGCEPAVVPLRGTGVASKLEVTPLRLDFGRVALGASAEQSITVRNQGNLPLRWSGVVLQDNPGNVYRVVSTPVVSGGALEPGAVVEVRVAFLPTALGRAGEGRVEVGVHEQGSSAPGPKVSLVGEGGTSCVSVLPRELDFGVVAEGMTATRSVEVVNRCRDSVLVNNLRLDTAQGGYFTLAQAPASVTVPPGQSSYVGITFSPRTGTARASTGQLAVTVRSGGTLSTEAVGLKGTGRVFQPCQFQLPEHLRFGKVPVGAEVSMGLVLRNTGTQPCYLASMQLATGSAPSFTSRTVRNGVLLPGAKTTLVVRFKPDAEGPFEGLAEAWVNHPTQGHPLVALSGEGVRGCFAIQPTTVDFGLTKLACGPRTRELLAINDCVGPVQVAGMALEQTGTEFQVGPMNAFPSQLAPGARVKLTARYEPVDDGIDAAALRFRLEDGSEYTAGLLGKGATKAEQTDRFLQESKAKVDVLFVVDNSGSMMEEQQSLGQNFAAFLSAATASSVDYRIGVTTTGLESSPGGWSECPGGAQGGENGRLFPVDNSRPRIITPATANAAGVFADNTKVGVCHWNEQGLDAAHRALSDPLLYNQDDTRTQQPNDGNGGFLRPDAKLAIIFLSDEEDFSAQPVSFYETYFLALKGNDKTKLSINAIVGPMDLATCPTSSSSGSRYIQLAQATGGVVESICTPNWAASLEKLSNSAFGPNRKFPLTQVPADTARIVVTVDGVLVTTGWEYDAATNSVIFERDAAPAPGTWVEVTYPLGCN
- a CDS encoding metallophosphoesterase family protein, which codes for MPEPLLVAALGDIHGRFHRVETWLDALEQARGRPVGMVLAVGDVEAFRRADDHRRKAAKRTMPAEFAEYADGIRRVKRPLYFIGGNNEDFEALHDFQDGGELAPGVTYLGRSGSRELCGLRVAYLSGIHAPRFIEQPLRRPITQDLMKQAGYFRAAEVERVMPLRDMDLMLVHEWPRGIVQRAREENPTPPRPLPSYWIGNPVTRKLVDTVLPRWMLCGHSHKAFAVTLEGVGRPATRIACLDQATRPEESVFWLEYEGRTAVRAGWGVTGQVAWTLGQRWDMASLPVPSVESEEGGATVTAPV
- a CDS encoding DMT family transporter is translated as MTPRWVLPVRYRGTPLLIFSSVLFAVMALCARLLAGRLSTGQVASGRFFIGLLFLAFYFPMLRRKPRFGRMHLWALRGVFGGAAVYLYFMAIDQMTVGPAVMLNASWPIYAAIIGWLFLGERVTGTLLAGLVLTTVGAGLVMWSTFSEGASLTMGLGAWAGLGSAVLGGAAVVVVRALRNESDAASVYLSFCFFGLLFSLPFALRDWRPLGWDVVLPLLGVGLTSVVAQMTFTYAFNYVTVLAGGVATQLTPVFSWVMGTALLDEAVSPLAVTGALVCMLGVLWGTGVLERMRPVSSRPTT
- the uvrA gene encoding excinuclease ABC subunit UvrA — encoded protein: MSEPDVISLRGAKEHNLKNVSLDIPKKKLVVFTGVSGSGKSSLAFDTLYAEGQRRYVESLSAYARQFLGQMEKPKYDTIRGLSPTISIEQKAASNNPRSTVGTVTEVHDYLRVLYASIGVQHCPNCGRKVGKQSAQQIVDEILKMPAGSKVQVLAPLVSNRKGEHKDLLTEAQKRGFSRARIDGKLKSLEERVELDKKTKHDIELVIDRLVLKADIKTRLTDSVETALREGKGTLIITDETGAATADRVMSELNACPSCGVSFGDLTPASFSFNNPLGMCTDCNGLGTRPEMDPDLIVPDTSRSIRDGAIEPWASGMNRGEGWTADFVESLAKAFKIDLDVPYAKLSKRERDTLMNGANGKSFNIQWGEGGNYKVEWEGLVERLMRNFKTTTSEARRTELQKYFSDKPCPTCKGERLRPESRAVKVHGHSIVALSRLTIADALAFLGAMALSEHERKIATELLKEIRSRLSFLVDVGLGYLMLDRTASTLSGGESQRIRLASQMGSELTGVIYILDEPSIGLHQRDNGKLLTTLKRLRDLGNSVIVVEHDEETMEEADWLVDFGPGAGELGGQVVSQGTPKQVMADENSVTGGYLSGRLEIEIPEQRRAPNPKHQLVIQGAKENNLRDVDAVIPLGIFTAVTGVSGAGKSTLINEILFPALARHLYESREAPGKHKAVLGVEHLDKVIDIDQRPIGRTPRSNPATYTKLFDTIRDVFALTPEARAFGYGPGRFSFNVKGGRCEACEGDGVKLVEMHFLADVYVPCEVCGGKRFNEATLRVRYKGKNIAETLDMSVREAMEHFSAHKDIMRVLQTLSDVGLGYIRLGQPSPTLSGGEAQRIKLARELARVATGRTLYILDEPTTGLHFEDIRKLLSVLNRLVAAGNSVLVIEHNLDVIKSADWLIDMGPEGGAGGGQVMAVGTPESVAKVVGSHTGRYLAHVLGKSRRARVGKRVDGPAPLANGALR